Sequence from the Helianthus annuus cultivar XRQ/B chromosome 13, HanXRQr2.0-SUNRISE, whole genome shotgun sequence genome:
ACTCTTTAGGCTCATTATTTTGTCAAGACCTTTCTCTAATGTTGAAGGAAATTGTAGCAATCGAAGTGTATGACCGGTGGGAGCAGTATCAAAAACTATCACCGAATAATCCATAGTTTGCACTAACCTAACACCAAATATGatggaaataaaaaaaaataagagtgaatttcaaggattgtcctttatctttatacccattttcaggcgctgtcctttatattcaaaattgatgagttttgtcctttatgttttcatatcatacacgttttgtcctataggcctaacccagttagtttttcagttaaatttggtcatatgttttgcacatgagggcatttttgtccattcaaaggtaagttcaacggtCATAtgttttgcacatgagggcatttttgtcaattcaaaggtaagttcaacggcagatttacagctcaatGCTTCTTCTGTTCttcaacctttgaattgacaaaaatgccctcatgtgcaaagcacatgaccaaatttaactgaaaaaactaactgggttaggcctataggacaaaacgtgtatgatatgaaaacataaaggacaaaactcgtcaattttgaacataaaagacagcgcctgaaaatgggtataaagataaaggacaatccttgaaattcactcaaaaAATAATCTCAGAAAAATATATTTCGTATCCAATAACAATTCAAATATATATGTTATTCACGGATTTGAATATCAGATTACCTAATTGCCATTCTCATAATAAAGATGTCTATATTGAAGggtaggattaggatcaaatacaaaggatcctaattgtaagaagtgtaagaaggatttatagagtgacaagtgtccaataacctaaaaaaacccactacacaataaaaccccactacaaaaaaaaaaaaaaaaaaaaaccttaaacatccaccaccaccaaaaacctaacccccccctcccatcacccaccctaaaaattttttttttttttttgccgagggggtgggggtgggtgtttagttttttttaggtgtggggggggggggggttaggtttttttaggttttttttttttttggggggggtaggttttttgggggttttttttggtgaggtatagtttttttttttgccggggggggggggggttaggtttttgggtggtggtggggtggggtgggggtgggtgtttaggtttttggtggtgatgtagtgggtttagttttaggtcattggacacttgtcactctataaatccttcttacacttcttacaattagaagcctttgtagaataacctGACCCTTGAAGGGTATTATACACGTTTTACTAATAGATGAAAATAATGATAACATATACTCACTTTAGCATCTCCGCAAAACTCATAGCCTCGTCGATTCCAGGAATCGAGTTTGCTAAATCTGATAGGAAACCGTCCATTCCATCTGAACTACCGGTATCTTCGTTCTCCACAGTGGGGTCCACCTCCTGCAAAATGAAACGGAGTTTTGATCCACTAGTGTTTGTATCTCTAATTATCATATTTAAGGAGTTTTAACATTGGTTAATAGTCGGATTTCATCCTACAATTACTCAACGAAAACGTAACTACAAGTACAACGGACAAATTATGCATTAAGAATATTATCAACAAATGCGATAGATTTTCATGAACGGAGACAATGATACAAATGAGGTGAATTTTAACTTATTAACTAATGCACGAGTCTTCAATGAATAAACACAACCAACAAGCTACATTGTGTAAACAAGCTCGAATGATTGACCGTTTGATAGAAATCGCCCAAACAAGTTTACTTGAATGGCTGACCTTGTATAGGCCAAAGGTCATCATAGGCTCATAGCATGCAAAAACATTAAAATATTAATCAAATTCAGGAGACTttgcgaaaaaaaaaaaaaaacagaattgaaagaaaaaattacaagttttgtcctttatcttaataccacttatcaggcggtgtccttcttaacgaattttgacaagttttgccctttacaaggaattttgttgcacgttttgtcctttaggtttaacccagttagattttcttgttaaatcttgtcacccaagggtattttagtcttttacccatttatttattattatttaaaaaaataaaacaaaatattttagggTTGACTCttgaaataaatgggtaaaaagactaaaatacccttgggtgacaagatttaacaagaaaatctaactgggttaaacctaaaggacaaaacgtacAACTAAATTCCTTGTAAagggcaaaacttgtcaaaattcgttaaaaaggacaccgcctgataagtggtattaagataaacgacaaaacttgtaatttttccgaattGAAAAGCTATAACTGTATCACTATTGCAAGCAACAATGTTCAAAATAGACCGTAAAACTATCAAGAaacaatcttgattctttttaATAACTGACTTAAGTTCATTAAACCCTAAATCCCGAGAACtaaaatcaatcaagaatcatAATCATAGCATACAAAATAAAGAATCTATAAACTAATGCATGATTCTTCACTGAATAAACACAACCAACAAGCTACATTTGTACAAATAATGTCAACAAACTCAATGATTAACCTCTTGATAGAAATTGCCCAAATTCAGGAGTCTCAATGGATATCATTATTGCAAACAACCATGTTCACAACAGTCTATATTCAGTTTATTTATCTAATTAATAGGCCATACAAGTATAAAGAAACAATCTTTCtttatttcatcatcatcatactcagtaaatcccactaacagcaaagcaaaggtagggctttgcaaaggtagggtctgaggagggtaagttgtagacagccttacctctaccccgtaggaatagagaggttgcttccagtgagaccctcggctcgatagtagttttgcatcaagtcttggacataaggcacataacactcagcaatcgggacaaagaccgattagtgcatgtacccttttgtctttcagctatcaacgccaccacatgatgcacgATTAACCGTCCCCCGCTTTCAACGTTATtctcacgaaattagtaaaataacgttaaaattagttcactttcacttttgccccctgaaggcccacacatatatacattatacgTGCATATCGCAATCCGGGCGTAAATAACTTAAGCTCAATAAACCCTAAAATCTAAATCCCACCACATTCACATAAACCCCAAAtaccaaaatcaatcaacaaacatAAAAATTACCCAACAAAGTTTCATTAAAGAGCATGATTGTTAGGTAAACAACCAAAATTCAACAAATTTATGAATCTAGAACTGAACTTTAAGGAAATTAAGCATGAAAAGACTATCAAGAAGTGATCTTTATAGAAATTTAGTACGAAAAGACTAACCATAGCATACAAATTGGTGAACCCATAAACAAGAGTAGGTGATTTAGTGAATCTTTGTTGAAAAGCATCACTGAGATTGTGAGCAGGATCGGTAGAAATGATAAGAACAGAGGGTCTGACAGAAGCCAAAAGGATTGAGAGAATGGAGCTGCAAGTAGTTTTGCCAACACCCCCTTTGCCGCCAACAAATACCCACTTCAAAGTTTCTTGTTCCAACACGTTTTGAATGGTTCCTTCTGGTACATCTTCTTGTTCAGCCATTAAAGCTTCTGTTTTTATGAGTTTTGATTTTGAGTGATCTTACGCAAACCCCTGAAACTGGAAAAGAGAAAGGGGGTGGTTGGTGATTTGGGATATTTGGTACTTGGTAGGGACGAAACGAATATAACAGGTACCGAAAATCCAGGTACCAAAACGCCGGTGTTGAACTGTGGTCAAAACGTGGTGTTTTGGTCTGGTTAACCAAACAAAGCCCTGATGGGTGTCTGATGGgttgttgaccggaccaaaacgccgagctttggctgATTTtagtcctgtcaaccagacaaaaggtcctgtcaaccagaccgggtgtcagtcttttgtctggttgatatagggctgtaaacgagccgagtcgagccgaacaagacccagctcgagctcggctcgaactcaattcgagctggctcggctcgagctcgaatttcaaatcgagctgagatttgaggctcgagctcgactcggttagaattcgagctagctcggctcggctcgatctagctcgaactaacaaagaactgcaaaatttactacttaaaatgATCTTCTTGATAGACTAGGGGTCTTAATTGCCATTTAttttaaccatatggctaaatatgcaagtataaataatTAATTCTCTTTGTACATTGtatttaccttcttttataggggagatactcccttagtttttattttctaagcgatgtgggacaaaaaatgaAGGAtataaaccttatcgagccagctcacgagtcgagccaggccaagctcgagctcggctc
This genomic interval carries:
- the LOC110900358 gene encoding ATPase ARSA2, with the translated sequence MAEQEDVPEGTIQNVLEQETLKWVFVGGKGGVGKTTCSSILSILLASVRPSVLIISTDPAHNLSDAFQQRFTKSPTLVYGFTNLYAMEVDPTVENEDTGSSDGMDGFLSDLANSIPGIDEAMSFAEMLKLVQTMDYSVIVFDTAPTGHTLRLLQFPSTLEKGLDKIMSLKSKFGGLLGQMTRMFGVGEEFGEDAILGKLEGMKDVIEQVNKQFKDPDLTTFVCVCIPEFLSLYETERLVQELAKFEIDTHNIIINQVLFDEEGVESKLLKARMKMQQKYLDQLHSFNP